The sequence aacaTATTTTcgttaataatatgaaaatatcaaattattttattatttactttatctaggatattatatatttactttaaaatcttgcaaataataataataatcttaattttatcattttcttaaaaattgacAATACAAATTTCATCATTTCTTTAAgaagataacatttttttttatttaaaatcatatgAACTTAATACGAAAACAAAAGTAAATCTAAATGTCACATTGGTAATTACATATTTCGATTTTCGAAATCACCAACAGGATGATCAAAATTTTGTTGAAGAATGTAGTAGTTACAACCTAAAGAACTCTAGATCATATGAACAATTgactacatttttctttttctctaacCCTTTTTTTGGGTTTCTATCTTTGGTATTGTAGATAATAAGTATACAAAAAGAATGGACATAATTACAAGTTACAGTTATCAGAAGCATGAATTGTATAAGCAGCTTTCCACCTGTTCATAAATATCAAATCCTGCATGGGATTGGGAGCATATCGTATCTTGCATTCGTCTTCATAAAAGCATATTCAACCCAGACAGATCATCCATTGGTATGTCTAGGCCAATCGCATCACCTTGCAAACCATCATCCTCAATGGTCAGCAACCAAGAATCCAGGTCTTGAGGTCCATCAAGTTCATCACCTACACCTAGTTCTATGGAGTCTAATGTGATGTCCATGGGTTCCTCAGTTCCAATGGACAAATCATTAGTATTATAGTTATGAGATACAGACCCAACTTTACTTTTTCTGCTGCCATCACTGGAAACAAATTCATTAGAGCCACAAGCCAATTGATTCTCAGAGTTAGTATTTTCCATTAACTTGCTTAGAGATCCATTTCCAGAACTAGATAGTTGAGCTGTTTTTGGTTTGGACTTTGCTTTTGTTTTACGCTCACCCTTTGCAGAAGAACGACCACCTTTTGAAACAGAATTTCTCCCAGAAGAATTGTCCCTGGCTTGTTCACTCCTCTTTCCCTTTGCTCCACCTATTAAAGAACTACCAGGAGTTGATGCAGATCTCAGCAAAGGACTAGCACCAACATCATCAAGCAGCAGTTCCTTTTTCTTCCCTCTGTTTAGTATTGGTCCAGTCATAGCAAAATCCTGGTCGGAGGGATGGTCTAGATTTCCCAACACATCCTGCTCCCTGCAAGGAAAATAACCTGCAAGAGCAAAGGCCCAATCCATTACTCAATAAGAAACAAATTGGAAGTATACTACTAGTCAAAGAGATTTCAGAAAGAACAGAGATATAAATTAAGCAAAAAGCAATAACCTAAGGAAATTGTTTCTTGACAAACATGATGCCTCACTGCCTAGGCTCAATTTATTTGAGTACATGTATACCATAGCAAATACTTCCAAAACAATTAAAACATGGTTAAAGTAGGAAACCTGATGGTGCAGACTCTTGTTGAGAATTACGGGTTAGTGATAGATTTGCAGCAACAGCTGAACCAGTGTTGTCGGGAGCAGGAGCAGCAAACAGGACATCTTTAAAGAGAGGCTCCAAAAAGCAACTTTTCCCTGTTCCCTCAAATTTGCGGCATCTAGCAAGAGTCCTCTTCATAAAAGCCAGAGCAACTGGCCTTGAGACCTTAGAAAGTCCATATCTTGCAGCACTAGTTCCACGGGTGGCCTATCAAAATTATCAAGGGACATTTCAAGGTGCAAACCAGTTACCTTAACTCTTTCATGACAAAAGCACTATCAcagaaaaattcttaaaaagaaTAATCTAAGAGCACATGCCACATGCTTGGTAACACATGGGGGGGACACTAacctttataataaaaaataaactgtaTCTCAATTACAAATAATCTGTCAAATAGCTCAATTCAATTGCCATTTGCAACTTGCAACAACATCCAAATTCTACAAATTACCAATATCAGTATATGTCAATGTATAACTGTGAAAACAGTTTTGTATTTTGTCTGTAAGGACTGTTAGCTGCTAACAGTCCTTACAGACAAAATACAAAACTGTTTTCACAGTTATACATTGACATATACTGATAACCAACATTGAACAAAGCAAAAGGAGAAAagcacagaaaaaaaaaatttaccagcTTTTTCTTATGAGCCAACTCAACAAGTTTGTCCATAGCAACTTGCTCAAGGGCTCTGCAAGttaatacaatatatatattagcTATTGGTGAGGGTCAGTGTATAGATAAACAATATACAGACTACTTCTATAACAATTTATCAACATAGAAAGGATaaccaaatgaaacaatttatcaacatcaaaaatataatcaattaatgaaacaagataaattatatattatcaaatattgTACCCTTGTTCCATTTTTCTGCCTTGTTCTACTGCTTGAATAAGTTTCATAAAgcattctctctttttattgacCTGCAAAATTGATCAAATAGAGGATAGGCAACcacgtaaataaataaatcaagaaTAACTAAAAATCATAAGCAGATTCCGCTCCCTAAACAATTGACTACCTTATATTTCAGCAGACATATCAATCataaaacaaaagaatcaaaaccTGTTGGAAGAGTCCCTTCTGTAATTGAATAATATCTTGATTAATAGCTTCACAATCTCCATCAGCAAGATCAGGCTTTTAGAAGACAATCATAAGGAGATCAGTAAGTAGTTGAagcattgattttttaaaaatgaacaaaaaatttattatattcaatAGTCAGCAAACTCTTTAAACATAATGTCCATCTGCTAGTACATAAAGATCATGTTCTGTGTGAAAGATTCAAGCATCACTAATgctaaaagattaaattaggCATAGGCATATGAATAGTAAATCCCTAACAATATCAAACAAGAGTTATTAGGTTTGAAACATAAACAATGCACAGGCTAACTTTACAGtcctgaaatttaatttaacttagATAATAAATAGGGGAAGTTAACGATAAAACCACAAATAGTTAATATCTCTAACAATCCAATTTCATGCATGGTGCGTTCATGCATGCAtagaatagaaagaaagaaaaaaagagcaaaGACAGTTGTTGAAACATACAGAAAACCTCCCATATAAATAAACCACAAAGACCATTGGCTTTCTAAAGTTTCTTAAAATAAGAAGGTTACCACTGGTTCTGGATATAGGCCAACACTCTGTAGCTCCAGTAAGAGTTTATCCTCCATACTCATTTGCTCAAAATGGCGACTGAAAGATGCTGAACAAGAAACTCCATGCATACCCATTGACTCATCATTACCATTTTCAGATAACATGGACACCCTCTCAGTTTCTAGATGCAATGATCCCTGATTCATTTGCAGAAAAACACCAAGTTCTTGATCATGGATGTCTGTGCAACTAGTAAAGGTAGCATTCCCATTACAAGAAACCTTGTCAGAGTTGAATTCAAAATCCATCCTGATGCTGGATTGGTTCTCAACATCCTGAAAGTGACAAGCCACCTGAGGAGAGTCATCTCTTTCACAAAGAGAAGGCATATTTCCATCTTCAACAGTTTCTTCATCAATGATCAGAGCTGTCAATACTCTTTGATACAAAGGCACAAGTTTGTTTCCTTCTGAATCCATTTGTTGGCACAAAATACTAACATCCAGATGTTGACCAACCATGTCATCCATTGAGGATATCTCCTTGGAATCAGTTTGATTTACAATGCTTCTCTCTCTTGCTCTAGAGATAGAACTTTGTGACAGAGGGCTTTCCGTATGTGTAAGTCTATCCTGAGAATGTAAATGaaagacaaatttaaaaattggatGATTaacattgaatttttaattcaaatataattgaaaatggttaacttttgtaataattaatgtaaaagtcatatctaagatgatttttgattagttgataatgtaaaaatctTTACACTAACAATATAAACTCATTAACATTTCAGTTCATGTCtcctattttgaaatttaagcGCCACATTTTTTCAATGTAGCATAATGACTTTAATCATCACATGCGATACTTTAAATAACAAATGGATCAGAACCTAAAATCTTCCTAAGAGAGAAATAGACAGATTTCATTAAGCATGTTCAGGAAGAGGTATTGATGCCATCAGCTGCACACTATTGACTCGTCTCAATTATGGGAGAGAATGAAATATCATAAAGACAGAAATCTCAGTGATCAAATTATATAAGAGGTGTTACCATGTCCATGCAATGAGATGCATCTTATTGGCTAATGTATATGATGCAAAAGAATGGAAGAATATTATGACAGAAAGTATAAAATGAGATAGTCCATTTAGAATTGATATTTAGATTGATTTACTTTGGAGGTCGTTCatgcaatcaacaaaataaatgtaCTCAAGCTAGATGGAAAGTCAAATCCAGATTGCAAGTTGCAACTAGGAAGAAACATGCTCAATAAAAtagtagttaaaaattattccaAGTTTACCATGCCAATTGTTAGTTATGAGCTAACAAAGAGACAAAATACTGGAAATATGAAATATTAGCTTCTTATGCATTACCAGTGCATCACTTCCAATGCCTAGCATCTGAGACAAACATCTTAGATCAGCCTCTGTTGTTTTAACCTGATGCCAAGAATAACATAAAATGGTTAACATAAAAGGAGGGGAAAGCAATGCTTCCAGTAAGGGccacataaatttcataaaagcAAATATAGTAAAAGCACCCACCAGCTGCTTCAAGTAGGACATGTCTTTCAAGCTGACAGGAGAAAAGATAGGTTCCAGTTTCTTCCAAAATGAACTAGAACAGCCAATATCTGCCAAGACCAAAAGCAACATATaaatggaatttttttaaatatatatgcatACACACCAAATGTGGCAACTGGCAAGTATAAAACTGCAAAAGCATAAACCAGTTTTGAGTTTAGTTACATACAGCTGGCATTGCTAGCAAAGTTAGCAGCAGCTAAAAGTTCCTCACGATCATCATCCTCCACTGGCGTTTCAGATGGTTTAGTacattatacaaaaatttcaaagtgaATATGAACAAGCAATACGCAATCACATAAATCTTGTACACACAAAGTTTCCCAGAAAATACTAATGAGAATTAACTTGATAACTAACAGACCCCCTTTTAAACAGAGCAAGTATATAAAAGAGAAACAAGCAACAAACTCCTTTTGAGACACTTTACCATTAActgaaatttattggaaataacAATTTTGTGGGCCTCTATTAGAGTAGTAGAAAAGGAGGTGCAGTATTCAACTGCACACTCACTTAACTATGACAGTTATCAAGTTAGTTAAGAGTTTGTTAGAAGGTTAGTTAGTAATAACTAACTGTTCCAGAGCTCTTGTAACAGAAATCAGTTGCAAATCATAATAACACTTTGTTTCCTGAAAggttttttctctccttttcaatttatctctttttcttcttcagttTTGTTAAGAACTCTTTTAGCCtcacttcttatttaatgagaCCCGCTCATGATTTTGTAgcattcaataaattttaactaatagtaTTGAGTGTGTTGCTGACACTCATAAAAGAAAACATCAGTGACGCGTGACAGAAGAAGTTAGGATTTAGCATATGATTTAGGGTTTTCTTCTGGAAGAATCAAGGGTAAAAAAGAGGAGGGGCATTAACAGATTGCAAGCAAAAGTATCAGGAGTTGGAAAGCATTATTAAGGTTTATATTAAAGTATCCAGATAGgtataaaaagataagaaataaaattttatcatattgacaagtataacattttaaataattccaTTTCATTTAATGCAATAAGTTGTTGCTCAAACAGATGGGTATACCTGCAATATCTGGGGAATTGTTAGTTGATGGATGACCAATACGAGTAATAGATTTCCTATCGCATGATTTCTTCAAAGGAGGACGCCCTGATTTACTGAAACAAAgacagtttttaaaaaagaaaaagaagaaaaaaaaaacaccactaATCTTCTTTATTGTAGTGGGAAGGTGCCCCTTTTGTTTCCACTaccaaaagagagagagagagagaattataCCTTCCATTCTTTTCAGAAGCAggcttcatatttttaattggcTTCATCAAGGTTGGAGTCTCTAACTTCTCTTTCATTGGTGAGATGCCATTCTTCAAAACTGAAGAGCCCCTACTACCCCTTCCCTGTCTACGCAGACCATCTCCAACCTCTTCCTTGTtgggtatttttttctttttcgatgTTAACATGGAGGAACTTGTATTATAAGAATTATTTATGGCACTTCCATCAACTTCATTACTTTCCAATCCTTTCTCCATTTTACTTTCACCATTTTCTCCTGCACCAGATTCTTCACTTTCAGATAATTTGGTTGGGGATGAAACActttcatgtttcattttccCTGGGTGAATGCCACCGTTGATAGCACCATTGGAAATAAGAAATCCACTAGTTGCAGCAGTAGTCTTTCTGGTAATGACATCCGAAGGGGAACAACCTTCTAATGACGTATGCACTTCATCAGAACTTGGGACAGGGGATACCACATTTGCTCTTCGAGTGCGAGAAATTTTTTGGGGTCTCTGTCCAACCCATTGGGCCATAGGAGATGAAGATGATCCTACAGGCAAAGGACGCTTACGATTTATAGTACCACTTACTGAATGAGGCTTGTTCACATTTGAAGGTTGTTCCTCAGCATCAAGTATTTCAGAAGAACAAGGAACAGAAGATGAGTTTCCAGCCATCAAAGCACCAGTTCGAGGTGGCCTTGAAGCTTTTCCTTTTGTCAAAGTATGGATACCACCTGTATAATTATTGTTGCGAACATTAAacctaggaaaaaaaaatgagattagtTTTAAAGTTGTAATATAATGTTATATTAGAGAATTAAAAGCTGTTTATAGCAAAGGACTATATAGATGCATCATGGATATGAATGACAGATACATACTTATTTCCTTTAAGCACAACCCGTTCCTTATTTGATCCATCCACTGAACCCCTTGACACCTTTTCTTGCTCATTATTGGCAGTCGTAAAAGTGGCAGGCACGGAAGCACCATCAAGCTTGCTATTACTGCCAGAATATCCTGATCTGTGAGAAACAGAATGTTGCAAAAAAGTTTATTCTTTGCTGTTATATGTTATTGAATACCAGTTATGTACTATCATTAAATGCCCCTTAGTAATAACATGTCCAGAAGTCAGTCCATCTCATATTACCCATCTTCGCAGCTTTTTACTCTTCtccaataaatatgtttttttatgaaggAAGTAATAACTGCATAAACACAAAATATTCCTAAAAATTCAATATGATCATTTGACTTGATAAGTTGATTTGCATGCATAAACACAAAATGTTCATAATTCAACACAATAAATTGACCTGATATGCACTAACATGTTCCATAACTCATGTTTACAGCTGGTGAGATCACTTTTCAGACCTCAGTAATCATTGCCATTTCTTGACAATAAGAGAAATCAGAAACCAAAGCATTTCATAAATTTTCATTACCTCAAACCTTGGGCATCAGAACCCTGCGGACCTGACTCATTAGCTAGCCTTATATGCATAACCTTTTTCAGCTCTCCTTCACCATCAATGGATCTGGCAACAACAGTACCCATGGAacgttttcttttcatttttctatccCATGTTTCTCCACCTGGTAATCTTCGAATCTTCTCTTCAAAAATATCACAGCCTCTGCTACCATCCTTGATGTTGTCTCTATCCTTTCCCATGGCCAAGGGCTGCCTTGCAAAGCTATTACTTAGTCCTTCAGCCTAGTATTTTTCCAACAAAACATATATAGAGTCAATATGaatgttgaaaaaaatgaagttaagATAAGGCAGAAGAATATGTAGCAATTAGGATTTAggtaaagaataaataaaaagaacatggCATGGTCAGtatccaagaaaaagaaaaacaaagcagCAATTAGTTATCAATGATTGTTTACAATAAGTGATGGCCTTCAACAAGTCAGACAtgcaatacaaaatattttaagtcaAGTTCCTCCAGATATTTACAACAAATATATTGACAGCAGAGGTACAGTTAAAAATAAGAGTACATCTGTTAGTATTTCTGCAAGCAGAGAATCTCTTGCTTCTTGATTGTAAAATTTCTCTATTTATGTTCCTTTACGGCCTTCTTATACATACATGTTTTAATGCTTGGTGTTGGTCAGTCTGTTAGTCTCTTCCAAAGACACAATCCCCTACCTTGGTTCCTCCTTTGCTTGTGTTTCCTTCTTAAATAGTGATTATTGGAAATATCAGATATCTAACTTGGCACATCCTCAACCAAAACCGTTAAAATTCAGTCATATGGAtccttattaaaattaaaatgcctGATAAGGTTGCAACATTAAATATCCCAGTGTTCCACTCAGGTCAATTACCATAGTATGTCATCCAAATCTTCAGAGAAACACATGCATgtgcaacaaatatatatatatatatatatatatatatatccagaatcaagagaagattaTTACCATGCTATACCTTACCCAATTTAACTCCTATGCACCAGAACAATTCTATTTTAAGTTTTGGTACAATTGGAATTCTATTCTCCTAATAAGGTTTACAATGAAAAATGCAATAATAAGTAATTGACATGTTGCTACAGGAAATGCAACAGTTAATTAAAAACACTGGCTACAAACCCGTGTCTCAGCAACTGATGTACGGATGCGCTTATTCAGAATGACATTCTTAGGTCTGTTCTCTGGTCTTTGATTCACAAGCTCTGATGGTCTTCGATGAGTCTGACTTCCCATCTTCGAGAAGTGAGATCCACCCAGCCTTTCATTTGGCACCAAATCGTTCCAAAGTTGCTTCTTTAAGCTTACAGCCTCCCAACATTTGTTCAATTTGTCTAAAGATTCATCCAACCTTTTTGATCTATATCTGAGAGGAATCTTAAAACTTCAGAACAGAGGACTACTCAAGTGACAATAAACAAACTTCAAGTCATCAGTTTTTAAACAGTTTTCAGGACAATTAGTCAAAATAAATTCCAAAAAcagagaaggaaaagaaaaactaataacatGATAGGCATTCAGCTATACATGCAGCAAACGCAAGCTCTTTGTGACATAATTGATTGAAAGTTATATTGAATGGGGAGAAAGATTAGATTGGTGTGACTTTAAGAAAGAATTAATGGTATTGTATAAAGTTCCTCAAACTACCTAGCCCTGACAGAAGCCTCTTGTACACTTGCTTTGAATCGTTTTAGTTCCTCAGTAGCCACTGGAGGGGGAGCCTTCAGATTAGCAGTTCCAAAAGCACAATCTTCAAGAATATTTCCAAAAGATATCCCCAGGACTCGTCTTAACTCACCTGACCTAGTATATTTTTGATCTCCCATGGTTATTGGATCTAACATTAAACATTGAGCAACAGAAGCCAAATCCCCTGCTGATGTGGAATTCCCCCGCGACATATTAGCACCCGAAATAAACATCTGCCCCTCATTACCCTCACGAAAGCTTGTAGACCTGTCCAAAGTGCCATTCGTCAAATTCCCTCTCTGCCCATTTGTAAAACTCCCCTTGAAAGCCAATTCGTCTGATTTAGCTGCACTTAAATCAAATCTAGTATTTCCTGCCATACGACAGTGTTAACTAAACATATATCCAGCGTCTTCCACCATACTTTCTCTTAGCAACTCAAACAGTAAAGGATCTCTTAACAGCAAGCCATTAAACCATAAACAAGTACGAGTAATCAGATACTTGAAATGTATCTGCAATAAGTCAATAACCACGAACTATAATCAATACACAACTTTATACAATTTCAACCCGCACTTAAGATCACTGACACCATGTACACCTCAAAAAAAGTGACCCAATGGTTAATGCCACACCACGCCTTACCAAGATGCACAAAAATGTTGACAAACCTTGCAGAAACTCAAACTACTTTTTACATACAAAACAAACCACATAACTGTACAAAAACTGCAGAACCATAAAATATAAGCGGCTTTAACTTAAAGATACAATAAAAAAACCGGATGAAAATAAACCTTATTTTGCTCATGCAATACATAACAATGCTATGCAATTACagataaactaaaattacagtAAACGAGTGTTGGCGTGGTTCCTCGGCACACAGAAGTTACTGAACAAAACGCACATTGCTGAAAATAACGAAGCAATAACAGTTCGAAGTTTGAACCAACGAGCTTGAGTGTAAAACAACGAAGAATGAGAAGATAATGGAATTCAGCTAAAAGAACGCGCGAGCAAAAGGATTCGAAATTCAAAATTGCCACCCGAAAACAAAATTCAAGCGAGCGAAAAACACTCGCAACCTCAGAATCCGAATcccccaaaaaaaaacaaaaaacaaaaaaactaggGTTCGATGAAATGCAAGCAAAATTGGAGCAGTGTGAGGGAAGCAGAGAAAGAATTGAGGAAAGGGGGAATGCAGAGAGAGTGGAAAAGCGGCGAGAGAGTACCTGCATTGACCAGAGGATTGAGGAGGAGATCGAattgtagagagagaaagagcatGGAAGAAGAGAGAAGCTGAGGTTCGTTTGGGGGTAAATTGGAGTGGTGGAGAAGAGAGAAAGGGTCCCGCAAGATTTACGAAATCAGGGCCCTTTATCCGATTTGGGAAATGTGGTCACCGTCAACTCCACGGTTGACAATCGTTTATCTCCCAAAATTACTTATGCtgggaagaaaattaaaaaaaagggttaAATTTCCTCTCCTAAACAAGAATATGCATTTTGattttaggaagaaaaaaattgatggaTAGAGTTAGTTActttgttgaaaaaatataagatagttttttaaaaaattatttaattaaaaaaataaaaatttaaatcgttgaaaattaatcattaatttatttgagttagtataaaaatatataataatatataaattttactaaaatatttttaaattataatattgttgatttattttaagACTAATGTTAGCATGGCCATAAGTGGTATATGGTGCAACAGTTTTAATTAACATTAGATTCATATAGTCATTGTCATTATTTCATACATCCTTCacacaggtttttttttttttttcctaataatcTCTGAGCCTTCAGAGTCTCTCACCTCCTTTATAGTTGGCGGCCATT comes from Glycine soja cultivar W05 chromosome 20, ASM419377v2, whole genome shotgun sequence and encodes:
- the LOC114403416 gene encoding uncharacterized protein LOC114403416 isoform X1 produces the protein MLFLSLQFDLLLNPLVNAGNTRFDLSAAKSDELAFKGSFTNGQRGNLTNGTLDRSTSFREGNEGQMFISGANMSRGNSTSAGDLASVAQCLMLDPITMGDQKYTRSGELRRVLGISFGNILEDCAFGTANLKAPPPVATEELKRFKASVQEASVRARYRSKRLDESLDKLNKCWEAVSLKKQLWNDLVPNERLGGSHFSKMGSQTHRRPSELVNQRPENRPKNVILNKRIRTSVAETRAEGLSNSFARQPLAMGKDRDNIKDGSRGCDIFEEKIRRLPGGETWDRKMKRKRSMGTVVARSIDGEGELKKVMHIRLANESGPQGSDAQGLRSGYSGSNSKLDGASVPATFTTANNEQEKVSRGSVDGSNKERVVLKGNKFNVRNNNYTGGIHTLTKGKASRPPRTGALMAGNSSSVPCSSEILDAEEQPSNVNKPHSVSGTINRKRPLPVGSSSSPMAQWVGQRPQKISRTRRANVVSPVPSSDEVHTSLEGCSPSDVITRKTTAATSGFLISNGAINGGIHPGKMKHESVSSPTKLSESEESGAGENGESKMEKGLESNEVDGSAINNSYNTSSSMLTSKKKKIPNKEEVGDGLRRQGRGSRGSSVLKNGISPMKEKLETPTLMKPIKNMKPASEKNGSKSGRPPLKKSCDRKSITRIGHPSTNNSPDIAVEDDDREELLAAANFASNASYIGCSSSFWKKLEPIFSPVSLKDMSYLKQLVKTTEADLRCLSQMLGIGSDALDRLTHTESPLSQSSISRARERSIVNQTDSKEISSMDDMVGQHLDVSILCQQMDSEGNKLVPLYQRVLTALIIDEETVEDGNMPSLCERDDSPQVACHFQDVENQSSIRMDFEFNSDKVSCNGNATFTSCTDIHDQELGVFLQMNQGSLHLETERVSMLSENGNDESMGMHGVSCSASFSRHFEQMSMEDKLLLELQSVGLYPEPVPDLADGDCEAINQDIIQLQKGLFQQVNKKRECFMKLIQAVEQGRKMEQGALEQVAMDKLVELAHKKKLATRGTSAARYGLSKVSRPVALAFMKRTLARCRKFEGTGKSCFLEPLFKDVLFAAPAPDNTGSAVAANLSLTRNSQQESAPSGYFPCREQDVLGNLDHPSDQDFAMTGPILNRGKKKELLLDDVGASPLLRSASTPGSSLIGGAKGKRSEQARDNSSGRNSVSKGGRSSAKGERKTKAKSKPKTAQLSSSGNGSLSKLMENTNSENQLACGSNEFVSSDGSRKSKVGSVSHNYNTNDLSIGTEEPMDITLDSIELGVGDELDGPQDLDSWLLTIEDDGLQGDAIGLDIPMDDLSGLNMLL
- the LOC114403416 gene encoding uncharacterized protein LOC114403416 isoform X2 — its product is MAGNTRFDLSAAKSDELAFKGSFTNGQRGNLTNGTLDRSTSFREGNEGQMFISGANMSRGNSTSAGDLASVAQCLMLDPITMGDQKYTRSGELRRVLGISFGNILEDCAFGTANLKAPPPVATEELKRFKASVQEASVRARYRSKRLDESLDKLNKCWEAVSLKKQLWNDLVPNERLGGSHFSKMGSQTHRRPSELVNQRPENRPKNVILNKRIRTSVAETRAEGLSNSFARQPLAMGKDRDNIKDGSRGCDIFEEKIRRLPGGETWDRKMKRKRSMGTVVARSIDGEGELKKVMHIRLANESGPQGSDAQGLRSGYSGSNSKLDGASVPATFTTANNEQEKVSRGSVDGSNKERVVLKGNKFNVRNNNYTGGIHTLTKGKASRPPRTGALMAGNSSSVPCSSEILDAEEQPSNVNKPHSVSGTINRKRPLPVGSSSSPMAQWVGQRPQKISRTRRANVVSPVPSSDEVHTSLEGCSPSDVITRKTTAATSGFLISNGAINGGIHPGKMKHESVSSPTKLSESEESGAGENGESKMEKGLESNEVDGSAINNSYNTSSSMLTSKKKKIPNKEEVGDGLRRQGRGSRGSSVLKNGISPMKEKLETPTLMKPIKNMKPASEKNGSKSGRPPLKKSCDRKSITRIGHPSTNNSPDIAVEDDDREELLAAANFASNASYIGCSSSFWKKLEPIFSPVSLKDMSYLKQLVKTTEADLRCLSQMLGIGSDALDRLTHTESPLSQSSISRARERSIVNQTDSKEISSMDDMVGQHLDVSILCQQMDSEGNKLVPLYQRVLTALIIDEETVEDGNMPSLCERDDSPQVACHFQDVENQSSIRMDFEFNSDKVSCNGNATFTSCTDIHDQELGVFLQMNQGSLHLETERVSMLSENGNDESMGMHGVSCSASFSRHFEQMSMEDKLLLELQSVGLYPEPVPDLADGDCEAINQDIIQLQKGLFQQVNKKRECFMKLIQAVEQGRKMEQGALEQVAMDKLVELAHKKKLATRGTSAARYGLSKVSRPVALAFMKRTLARCRKFEGTGKSCFLEPLFKDVLFAAPAPDNTGSAVAANLSLTRNSQQESAPSGYFPCREQDVLGNLDHPSDQDFAMTGPILNRGKKKELLLDDVGASPLLRSASTPGSSLIGGAKGKRSEQARDNSSGRNSVSKGGRSSAKGERKTKAKSKPKTAQLSSSGNGSLSKLMENTNSENQLACGSNEFVSSDGSRKSKVGSVSHNYNTNDLSIGTEEPMDITLDSIELGVGDELDGPQDLDSWLLTIEDDGLQGDAIGLDIPMDDLSGLNMLL